The genomic DNA TTTTGTTCTAGTCACGAGCAACCCCACGGAAATAGAGCGAAACGCAGCCAGAGTCGCTGGCGTCGTTATAAGGTTTTTGGCAGATCAGCGCCGTCAGCGCAGGCATGGCATTGGATGACGGGAAGTACACCCATGGGTATTTCTGGCAGTCCAGCCCCGTGTTAATAATGGTGGCTTTATCTTTCTGGAATGGACTGTTGTCGTCGATTTCATCCTCGGTGGAGTAGAAGTGGCAGCCATTGCTGGTTTCGAACAGGGTGTAATTCTCGAACAGCGAATCGTTAGCATTCACAAAGGTGGCGCCGTAGACGACCAGCACGCCTAGCAGAAAGGCCACAGCCATATGCAATGCCGGCCATTTGTTATCACGCAGCACACAGACCCGACGGCGGGGCTTCGCCAGCGATTTGACAATGCGCTGGGTATCGGCAGCGAGAGGCGCGTCCGGCGTGGCTGGTGGTTCGTAAAGCGCTTCCACCTGCGCGGTGTTGTGGTATTCCTCCGCGCTGATGCGTACCACTTTCACGTTGCTCTCAATCTGAAAGCCCCGGCGCGACACCGTGGCGAGAATGGTTTTATCGGTTTCCCCAACGGCCCGCAGCCCGCGACGGACGATAGAAATGTTCTGGTAAAGGGTGTTGGTCGGCACCTGCACCACTTCGTCAGGCCACACTTTTTCGAAAAAGGTCTGGTGCAACACCACGCTGTGCGCCGCTTCCAGCAGCAACACAAGACAACGGCTGGCCGGTCGGGTTAACAGCACCGACAGTTCCGGTCTTGACAGCGAAGCCAGCTTGTTTTTTTCGGGTATAAACTCGATGTTATCGTCGATTATCCAAAGCATACGTAAGTTACCGGCAGAGAAATAAAGTTTGGGCGCAACCCCAAAATATGAGTAGTAAAAGCGACATCCTTTTCCAACAGAAGACTGGTGTATTAATAATTCATGTTAACCGCAGTGAAAACGAATCCAGGAATAACTATCAGATTCAGTATGATGGGCAATTAACAATAAGTTAAAAAAATTCCATTTAATGTAACAAGCTAAGGAAGGTGCGAACAAGTTCCTGATATGAGATCATCATATTCATCCGGAGCGCATCCCAGAGGGACATCATGAGCCATCAACTCACCTTCGCCGATAGTGAATTCAGCACTAAGCGCCGTCAGACCCGAAAAGAGATTTTCCTCTCCCGCATGGAGCAGATTCTGCCATGGCAAAACATGGTGGAAGTCATCGAGCCGTTTTATCCCAAGGCGGGCAATGGCCGACGGCCCTATCCGCTGGAGACCATGCTGCGTATTCACTGCATGCAGCATTGGTACAACCTGAGCGACGGTGCCATGGAAGATGCCCTGTACGAAATCGCCTCCATGCGCCTGTTTGCCCGATTATCCCTGGATAGCGCCCTGCCGGATCGCACCACCATCATGAATTTCCGCCACCTGCTCGAGCAGCATCAACTGGCCCGTCAATTGTTCAAGACCATCAATCGCTGGCTGGCCGAAGCAGGCGTCATGATGACCCAAGGCACTTTGGTGGATGCCACCATCATTGAGGCACCCAGCTCTACCAAGAACAAAGAGCAGCAACGCGATCCGGAGATGCATCAGACCAAGAAAGGCAATCAGTGGCACTTTGGCATGAAGGCCCACATTGGTGTCGATGCCAAGAGTGGCCTGACCCACAGCCTAGTCACCACCGCGGCCAACGAGCATGACCTCAATCAGCTGGGTAATCTGCTTCATGGAGAGGAGCAATTTGTCTCAGCCGATGCCGGCTACCAAGGAGCGCCACAGCGCGAGGAGCTGGCCGAGGTGGATGTGGACTGGCTGATCGCCGAGCGTCCCGGCAAGGTAAAAACCTTGAAGCAGCATCCGCGCAAGAACAAAACGGCCATCAACATCGAATACATGAAAGCCAGCATCCGTGCCAGGGTGGAGCACCCGTTTCGCATCATCAAGCGGCAGTTCGGCTTCGTGAAAGCCAGATACAAAGGGCTGCTGAAAAACGATAACCAACTGGCGATGTTATTCACCCTGGCCAACCTGTTTCGGGTGGACCAAATGATACGTCAGTGGGAGAGATCTCAGTAAAAACCGGAAATAACGCCAGAAATGGTGGAAAAAATAGCCTAAATAGGCTGATTCGATGTGTTTGCGGGAAAAAAATCGGCCCAGATCCGCGAAATTTTAATCAGCGAGTCAGCTTGGGAAGAAATGACCTGCTTATTCGCACCTTCCCTAATTTTTCTGCGTTTTTATTACGGCCGGCAGTTATTGCTTAAATTTACTTCAGACATGTTTCGACTTTCAATATGTAATATAAGGAAATCGTATTAAATAGGTGATTTAAGAAATAAATTCTTAGGGAAATACTTAGAATCGCCCGGGTTTACAGGGAATATGCACCATTGATGAAATGCGGGAGATTATACGAAATCAGAAATTGAGCATTTCCTGATATAAGATAAGTTCTCGTTTTGCGGTGCAAAAGCCAGATCAATGAAAACGGGGTGTGAAATATTGCGTGCGGAGAGAAGCCCGGCAACCCATTCGTTACCGGGCAAAGGATAGTTTAACCAATCGTCATCAGGCTGGCATTTCCGCCTGCGGCGGCGGTATTAATGCTTAATGAGCGTTCATGATACAAACGTTCCAGTAGCAGATTGGTTTCACCACGGGCAAAACCCTGTACCGAGACAATCGCGCCGTCGCGCGCCGCGACCTGTTCGCACAGTTCACGCAACTGATCAGAATCACCATGGTAAATCACCGCGTCAAAGCGCTGTGCCATCAGCGCATCAGGTTTCGCAAAACGGATGCGCTCAGCAACGGCTTTCGGTAACTGTTTCACCAGCGCACGTTGCAGCGGTGCGTCCGGCCACAGCACTTCGCTGCCGACCGCCATCACCGCGGCTAACTGCACCAGCGCATCATCGTCGTTATCCGCCACGCACAGCACGGCTTCGCGCGGCACGAAGGTGAGGGTGTTGCGCTCGCCGGTCGGCCCCGGCAGCAGGCGCTGCGTTCCCGCCTGCGCCAGCTCGCCGTACTGCTGGCAAAGCGCATGCAGCGCCGGGCGGTTTTCTGCCCATTGCGTTAAGGCCAGCAGCGGTTTTTCCAGCAGCGCTTTCAGTTGCGTATCTACCGGGTATTCTGCGTCCTGACGGGCGAGGGTTTTCGTCAGCGCCGTTTCCGGGCGGCTCGACAACAGGCGGTAAAGATAGAGCGGGCCGCCCGCTTTTGGCCCGGTGCCAGACAGGCCTTCGCCGCCGAACGGCTGCACGCCAACCACCGCGCCAACCATATTACGATTCACGTACAGGTTGCCGACGTGGGCATTGCCGGTGACCTGGGCGATGGTCTCGTCGATACGGGTATGCACGCCGAGCGTCAGGCCATAACCGGCAGCGTTGATCTGCGCCAGCAACTGATCCAGCTCGTTGCGGCGATAGCGCACCACGTGCAGCACCGGGCCAAAGACCTCTTTTTTCATCTCGTCGAAGCTGTCGAGTTCAATCAGCGTCGGCGGAACAAAGGTGCCACTGGTCCACTCGCGGGCATCTTCGCTGTTGTCAAAGGCCGCCTGGAAAACGTTGCGGCCTTTGGCGCGCAGGGTCTGAATGTGCTGTTCGATATTCGCTTTGGCTTCCGCGTCGATAACCGGCCCGATGTCCGTCGTCAGGCGACCCGGGTTGCCCATCCGGCACTCCGCCATCGCACCACGTAACATGGTCAGGGTGTGGTCGGCGACTTCTTCCTGCAGACACAGCACACGCAGGGCAGAGCAGCGCTGACCGGCGCTGTCGAACGCCGAGGCCAGCACGTCGATCACCACCTGTTCGGTCAGCGCGGACGAATCCACAATCATCGCGTTCAGACCGCCGGTTTCGGCAATCAACGGTGTCGGGCGACCCTGTGCGTCGAGGCGGCTGGCAATGTTGCGTTGCAGCAGCGTGGCGACTTCCGTGGAGCCGGTAAACATCACGCCACGCACACGGTTGTCGGCGGTCAGTTGCGCACCGACGGTTTCCCCGCGACCCGGCAGCAACTGGATCACCCCTGCCGGAACGCCAGCCTCGCGCAGAATGGCAATGCCCTGCGCGGCGATAAGCGGCGTCTGTTCGGCCGGTTTTGCCAGTACGCTGTTACCTGCCGCCAGTGCGGCGGCAATCTGGCCCGTGAAGATCGCCAGCGGGAAGTTCCACGGGCTGATACATACCACCGGGCCTAACGGGCGATGGGTTTCGTTATCAAAATCGTGGCGCACCTGCCCGGCGTAATAGTGGAGGAAATCCACCGCTTCACGCACTTCGGCAATGGCGTTGCTGAAGGTTTTACCCGCTTCACGCACCAGAATGCCCATCAGCTGTTGCATCTGGCCTTCCATCAGCACGGCAGCACGTTCGAGGATGGCGGCACGCTCTTCCGGCGGGGTCGCGAACCAGATTGGCGCGTTGCTCACCGCGCTGTTCAGCGCCTGTTCCACTTCGCTTTCGCTGGCTTCACGCACATAACCGACCCGGTCTTTCGGTTCCGCCGGGTTAACGACGGGTGTCAGTTCGCCTTCTTCCACCGGGTGCTCCAGCATCGGTAGCGCCTGCCACTTCTGCAACGCGCTGTTCAGTAATGAAGAGGAGAGGGAGGCGAGACGGTGTTCGTTCGCCAGATCCAGCCCCGCCGAGTTGGCGCGGCCTTTGCCGTACAGATCGCGCGGCAGCGGGATTTTCGGATGCGGCAGACCCGGCTGGCCTTCCTGCGCCGCCAGTTTTTCAACCGCATCTACCGGATCAGCAACCAGCTCGTCCAGCGGCAGGGTGTTATCGGCGATGCGGTTCACAAAGGAAGTATTCGCGCCGTTTTCCAGCAGACGGCGCACCAGATACGCCAGCAGCGTTTCATGGGTGCCCACTGGCGCATAAATGCGGCATGGACGGTTCAGTTTGCCTTCCGCCACTTTACCCACCACCTGCTCATACAGCGGCTCGCC from Trabulsiella odontotermitis includes the following:
- a CDS encoding winged helix-turn-helix domain-containing protein, which encodes MLWIIDDNIEFIPEKNKLASLSRPELSVLLTRPASRCLVLLLEAAHSVVLHQTFFEKVWPDEVVQVPTNTLYQNISIVRRGLRAVGETDKTILATVSRRGFQIESNVKVVRISAEEYHNTAQVEALYEPPATPDAPLAADTQRIVKSLAKPRRRVCVLRDNKWPALHMAVAFLLGVLVVYGATFVNANDSLFENYTLFETSNGCHFYSTEDEIDDNSPFQKDKATIINTGLDCQKYPWVYFPSSNAMPALTALICQKPYNDASDSGCVSLYFRGVARD
- a CDS encoding IS5-like element ISKpn26 family transposase, giving the protein MSHQLTFADSEFSTKRRQTRKEIFLSRMEQILPWQNMVEVIEPFYPKAGNGRRPYPLETMLRIHCMQHWYNLSDGAMEDALYEIASMRLFARLSLDSALPDRTTIMNFRHLLEQHQLARQLFKTINRWLAEAGVMMTQGTLVDATIIEAPSSTKNKEQQRDPEMHQTKKGNQWHFGMKAHIGVDAKSGLTHSLVTTAANEHDLNQLGNLLHGEEQFVSADAGYQGAPQREELAEVDVDWLIAERPGKVKTLKQHPRKNKTAINIEYMKASIRARVEHPFRIIKRQFGFVKARYKGLLKNDNQLAMLFTLANLFRVDQMIRQWERSQ
- the putA gene encoding trifunctional transcriptional regulator/proline dehydrogenase/L-glutamate gamma-semialdehyde dehydrogenase, whose protein sequence is MGTTTMGVKLDDATRERIKAAATRIDRTPHWLIKQAIFNYLERLDNDDALPELPALLSGAANESEEAVAPVDETHQPFLEFAEQILPQSVTRANITAAYRRAETDAVPMLLEQARLPQNVAEQAHKLAYQLAEKLRNQKTASGRAGMVQSLLQEFSLSSQEGVALMCLAEALLRIPDKATRDALIRDKISNGNWQSHIGRSPSLFVNAATWGLLFTGKLVSTHNEASLSRSLNRIIGKSGEPLIRKGVDMAMRLMGEQFVTGETIAEALANARKLEEKGFRYSYDMLGEAALTAADAQAYMVSYQQAIHAIGKASNGRGIYEGPGISIKLSALHPRYSRAQYNRVMDELYPRLKSLTLLARQYDIGINIDAEEADRLEISLDLLEKLCFEPELAGWNGIGFVIQAYQKRCPFVIDYLIDLATRSRRRLMIRLVKGAYWDSEIKRAQMEGLEGYPVYTRKVYTDVSYIACAKKLLGVPNLIYPQFATHNAHTLAAIYQLAGQNYYPGQYEFQCLHGMGEPLYEQVVGKVAEGKLNRPCRIYAPVGTHETLLAYLVRRLLENGANTSFVNRIADNTLPLDELVADPVDAVEKLAAQEGQPGLPHPKIPLPRDLYGKGRANSAGLDLANEHRLASLSSSLLNSALQKWQALPMLEHPVEEGELTPVVNPAEPKDRVGYVREASESEVEQALNSAVSNAPIWFATPPEERAAILERAAVLMEGQMQQLMGILVREAGKTFSNAIAEVREAVDFLHYYAGQVRHDFDNETHRPLGPVVCISPWNFPLAIFTGQIAAALAAGNSVLAKPAEQTPLIAAQGIAILREAGVPAGVIQLLPGRGETVGAQLTADNRVRGVMFTGSTEVATLLQRNIASRLDAQGRPTPLIAETGGLNAMIVDSSALTEQVVIDVLASAFDSAGQRCSALRVLCLQEEVADHTLTMLRGAMAECRMGNPGRLTTDIGPVIDAEAKANIEQHIQTLRAKGRNVFQAAFDNSEDAREWTSGTFVPPTLIELDSFDEMKKEVFGPVLHVVRYRRNELDQLLAQINAAGYGLTLGVHTRIDETIAQVTGNAHVGNLYVNRNMVGAVVGVQPFGGEGLSGTGPKAGGPLYLYRLLSSRPETALTKTLARQDAEYPVDTQLKALLEKPLLALTQWAENRPALHALCQQYGELAQAGTQRLLPGPTGERNTLTFVPREAVLCVADNDDDALVQLAAVMAVGSEVLWPDAPLQRALVKQLPKAVAERIRFAKPDALMAQRFDAVIYHGDSDQLRELCEQVAARDGAIVSVQGFARGETNLLLERLYHERSLSINTAAAGGNASLMTIG